One Vigna unguiculata cultivar IT97K-499-35 chromosome 11, ASM411807v1, whole genome shotgun sequence DNA window includes the following coding sequences:
- the LOC114168794 gene encoding disease resistance protein RPP2B-like, with product MKKLLDYRQFYPDIGMKVLIEKSLISCTRQYIQMHDLLRELGKSIVREKSPKEPRKWNRLWSYKDLQKVMKVNKESENVEAIVIDQHPDEFLLSRLRVDALSKMNHLELLVLNNVNCFGTLNYISNELKYLYWSNFSWMSLPSTFHLDQLVELILPHSNIKKLWEGKKCLPNLKTLDLSHSRNLVGLPNFSEIPHLTKLILEGCIQIMQIDPSIDILKELDHLNLRNCKNLVLNLNILFGISSLGSLNVSGCSKLLNSKMLMEPRNTEHLEKADKNKNIIQLPTSSVYKLLMLPFHFFYPLEAEDSLGLLMSSFSFSAPCLFELDISFCGLLRIPDEIGNLRSLAKLKLGGNKFVTLPSTIKQLSNLQSFNLEHCKQLKYLPELPTITGKNGRYPMGLYVFDCPKLSDMEHCYSMVFPWMTQTLKVYLQPTVSPARMEIVTPGSQIPKWFNKQYSTRSVRMDPSAIIDDPNWIGVAICVLFVTHQDPMNLGEIYGHPYRGIEYGFNNVFHLSKYYLVVPIHFKNDLVTIGLDHLLTVFCCRQEFIHLLGRHPNTMHDLHSIEFETSIRSPKGLRVVVKNCGYRWVFQEDLQQLNSNMFFGENSSYRTRKLLTID from the exons ATGAAGAAACTTCTAGACTATCGACAATTTTATCCTGACATTGGTATGAAAGTTTTGATTGAGAAATCACTCATAAGTTGTACACGTCAGTATATTCAAATGCACGACTTGTTGAGAGAGTTGGGTAAGAGTATTGTCCGAGAAAAATCACCCAAAGAACCAAGAAAGTGGAACAGGTTGTGGAGCTACAAGGATCTCCAAAAGGTCATGAAAGTAAATAAG GAATCCGAAAATGTTGAAGCTATAGTTATTGATCAACATCCAGACGAGTTTCTACTAAGTAGATTAAGAGTGGATGCTCTCTCAAAAATGAATCACCTTGAGTTGCTCGTTCTAAACAATGTGAACTGTTTTGGAACTCTCAATTATATATCTAATGAACTGAAATATCTATATTGGAGTAACTTTTCTTGGATGTCTTTGCCATCAACTTTCCATCTAGATCAACTTGTAGAATTGATCCTGCCTCATAGCAATATCAAAAAATTATGGGAAGGCAAAAAG TGTTTGCCTAATTTGAAAACGTTGGATCTCAGTCACTCCAGAAATCTTGTTGGGTTGCCAAACTTTAGTGAGATTCCACATCTTACGAAACTTATTCTTGAAGGATGTATACAAATAATGCAGATTGATCCATCTATTGATATTCTAAAAGAACTTGATCATTTGAATTTGAGGAATTGTAAAAATCTCGTTCTTAATCTGAATATCCTTTTTGGGATTAGTTCTCTTGGGAGCTTAAATGTCTCTGGCTGTTCAAAATTACTTAATAGTAAGATGTTAATGGAGCCAAGGAACACAGAGCATTTGGAGAAagctgataaaaataaaaatattatccaaTTGCCAACATCCTCTGTATACAAACTTCTAATGTTGCCTTTCCATTTTTTCTACCCTTTGGAAGCTGAAGATTCACTTGGTCTGTTAatgtcttctttttctttttctgcccCGTGTTTGTTTGAACTTGATATAAGCTTCTGCGGTCTACTTCGAATCCCAGATGAAATTGGGAACTTACGTAGTTTGGCAAAACTAAAGTTGGGGGGAAACAAATTTGTGACACTACCAAGCACCATCAAGCAACTTTCAAATCTTCAAAGTTTCAACTTAGAACACTGCAAACAGCTGAAATATTTGCCTGAGCTTCCAACAATAACAGGAAAAAATGGCAGATACCCTATGGGATTATACGTTTTTGATTGCCCCAAGTTGAGTGATATGGAACACTGTTATAGCATGGTTTTTCCTTGGATGACACAAACTCTTAAG GTTTACTTGCAACCTACTGTTTCGCCAGCTAGGATGGAAATTGTTACTCCTGGAAGTCAAATTCCAAAGTGGTTCAACAAACAGTATTCAACAAGATCAGTAAGAATGGACCCATCTGCTATTATAGATGACCCAAATTGGATAGGTGTTGCCATTTGCGTTCTATTTGTCACACACCAAGATCCTATGAATTTGGGTGAAATATATGGTCATCCTTACCGTGGTATTGAATACGGTTTCAATAATGTCTTTCatttgtcaaaatattatttagtagTTCCAATACATTTCAAGAATGATTTGGTGACAATTGGATTAGATCACTTGTTGACAGTCTTTTGCTGTCGGCAAGAATTCATTCATCTTCTAGGCAGACATCCAAATACCATGCATGATCTTCACAGCATTGAATTCGAAACTTCGATTCGAAGTCCTAAAGGTTTACGTGTTGTGGTGAAGAATTGCGGGTATCGTTGGGTATTTCAGGAGGATCTTCAACAACTAAACTCAAACATGTTTTTCGGCGAAAATTCCTCATATCGAACGAGGAAGCTTCTAACAATTGATTAA
- the LOC114170268 gene encoding protein FAR1-RELATED SEQUENCE 9-like, producing MSTTQRSEGMNAFFDEFINSTTTLQQFVVQYDNALHSKVEKECEANFASANTTLPCGSQSFIERQFQDEYTHAKFGEVQNELTCKINCNIKSVEVHGGKAKYIVKEALIWKDQSADKYNEVIFDLVTKDIECTCWLFEFRGVLCCHSLMVLALEDVKFVSQKYILS from the coding sequence ATGTCCACAACTCAAAGAAGTGAGGGAATGAATGCTTTCTTTGATGAGTTCATCAACTCTACTACAACACTCCAACAGTTTGTTGTCCAATATGACAACGCCCTTCATTCTAAGGTGGAGAAAGAGTGCGAAGCAAATTTCGCTTCTGCTAATACTACCCTTCCATGTGGGTCTCAGTCATTTATTGAGAGACAATTTCAAGATGAATACACTCATGCGAAGTTTGGTGAAGTGCAAAATGAGCTTACGTGTAAGATAAATTGTAATATCAAAAGTGTTGAAGTTCATGGTGGTAAggcaaaatatattgttaaagaGGCGTTGATATGGAAAGACCAAAGTGCAGACAAATATAATGAAGTTATATTTGATCTTGTGACAAAAGACATTGAATGCACTTGTTGGCTTTTTGAGTTTAGAGGAGTTCTTTGCTGCCACAGCTTGATGGTCCTTGCCCTAGAGGATGTAAAATTTGTATCACAAAAGTATATTTTGAGTTGA
- the LOC114170269 gene encoding protein FAR1-RELATED SEQUENCE 5-like — translation MDYLQETNAIGLEDINLLEEDGDSGTIFDEEGIDKEDNEKHSEDVVSPCVGMYFDSVDNVKKFYKEYAIRSGFRTRIRTSTKDDDNQLCYFKLVCSREGKCVSSIPPEMKTLPTQRKQCPTCITVVRRKDKWMINSVVHEHNHDVSPSKSRLIRGNRKLNMQAKRTLDINDEAGVRIHKSFRSLVCDAGGFENLYFVERDARNYIGQQRRALEKEGDRQALLNHFFSMKELNKDFFFEIDVDVDNRITNIFWADGRSQAACADFGDIVSFDTTYLTNKYDMPFAPFVGVNHHGYTKYKEIKHGVKQLVYESDNAEDFENGWAKFIEKYDLQLNE, via the exons ATGGATTACTTACAAGAAACCAACGCAATAGGTTTGGAGGACATCAATTTATTAGAAGAAGATGGGGATAGTGGAACTATCTTCGACGAGGAAGGCATTGATAAGGAAGACAACGAAAAGCACTCTGAGGATGTCGTTTCTCCGTGTGTTGGGATGTATTTTGATAGTGTTGACAACGTCAAGAAATTTTACAAAGAATACGCTATTAGAAGTGGTTTCAGAACAAGAATCAGAACTTCGACAAAAGACGATGACAATCAATTATGTTACTTCAAATTAGTGTGTTCGCGGGAGGGAAAGTGTGTGTCCTCCATACCACCTGAAATGAAGACACTGCCCACACAAAGAAAACAATGTCCTACGTGCATTACTGTGGTTAGAAGAAAAGATAAGTGGATGATTAACAGTGTGGTCCATGAACACAATCATGACGTAAGTCCATCCAAGTCAAGACTAATTCGTGGGAATAGGAAGTTGAATATGCAAGCCAAAAGAACCCTTGACATAAATGACGAAGCAGGTGTGCGTATTCACAAGAGCTTTCGTTCTTTAGTGTGTGATGCAGGGGGGTTTGAGAACTTATATTTTGTCGAAAGAGATGCAAGAAACTATATTGGTCAACAACGACGCGCTTTAGAGAAGGAAGGTGACAGACAAGCTTTATTAAACCACTTTTTCAGTATGAAGGAGTTGAACAAAGACTTCTTTTTTGAAATTGACGTTGATGTAGATAATCGCATAACCAATATATTTTGGGCAGATGGAAGGAGTCAGGCTGCATGTGCAGATTTTGGTGACATTGTGTCCTTCGACACCACATACTTAACTAATAAGTACGATATGCCTTTTGCACCATTTGTGGGTGTTAATCACCATG GATATACCAAATACAAGGAAATCAAGCATGGTGTAAAACAATTGGTATATGAGTCAGATAATGCTGAAGATTTTGAGAATGGGTGggcaaaattcattgaaaagtATGATCTTCAACTTAATGAATGA
- the LOC114170270 gene encoding uncharacterized protein LOC114170270 yields MDPWEALAVDDSVLKEFLERCNDNTTFIPSPVGHAQDVLLNRELNETHNTQEFLNNMVVASLARDFYSNGWTWAEKFIKHHGLVDDGDIKNITPLSKRKSMNRMPFVACVVKECKPNDLGDMLITIKDPTDTAKGNLHNKVLSDREFGSDIGVGFELLLKEIAIFRPFGYLKITLRNIVKVFKYDITHPTKEEVKISMLVVRLNYVVKQNVEANTHTSINFNPNANDNTNMGPNSEPNVQPTNTVNVEDIL; encoded by the exons ATGGATCCTTGGGAGGCTCTTGCTGTTGATGATTCTGTTTTGAAAGAATTTTTGGAACGATGCAATGACAACACTACTTTCATCCCTAGCCCTGTTGGACATGCCCAAGATGTTTTGCTTAACAGAGAGTTAAATGAAACACATAATACACAAGAGTTTTTGAACAACATGGTTGTTGCTAGCCTTGCACGAGATTTCTATAGCAATGGATGGACATGGGCAGAAAAGTTCATCAAACACCACG GTTTAGTTGACGACGgagacattaaaaatataactccACTATCAAAGAGAAAATCAATGAATAGAATGCCTTTTGTGGCTTGTGTTGTCAAAGAGTGCAAACCAAACGACCTCGGAGATATGCTCATCACTATTAAG GACCCTACTGATACAGCCAAGGGAAACCTACATAATAAAGTTCTATCAGATCGTGAGTTTGGTAGTGACATTGGTGTTGGCTTTGAATTATTGTTGAAGGAA ATTGCTATATTCAGACCTTTTGGGTACCTCAAAATCACACTTAGGAACATTGTCAAG GTTTTCAAGTATGACATAACTCATCCAACTAAAGAAGAAGTTAAAATTTCTATGCTTGTGGTGCGACTTAACTATGTTGTCAAACAAAATGTGGAAGCCAATACCCATACCAGTATAAATTTCAATCCGAATGCAAATGACAACACAAATATGGGACCCAATTCCGAGCCCAACGTGCAGCCTACTAACACTGTTAATGTGGAGGATATACTGTAG